aaacaaaaccaattttcaatatttatccaaaaatcaatttttttatttaatacaattattttaaaaaacttgaCTTATTTAAATGTgttttggcaaaaatttgtgtgagacagtctcacgggtcatatttgtgagacagatctttcatttgggtcattcatgaaaaaatattattttttatactaagggTGCGTTTGGTAGGGGTGATTAGGTgggttcatttttttttaactcaCCTAATCACATGTTTGGTACGTtttttatttaaccaagtcaatcccTCATACGGATGATTAGGTTATATAAGGTGTGATAAAATAATCACTCCTCACCCCTTATGATTATTTATCTCTCTTAATTCatcctatttttccaattttacccttcttctAAATCCatactcaccaccacttccctcCACCAACCGCTAGACGACCACTCCCGCCGTCGGCCGACCACCGACGCCGCTTCCGGCCGACCGACCACCGTCGACCACTGCCGCCGCAAAACTGGAAGGGCAATTTTGTCAATTCATCGAAAGATTATTATTTATCTCATTATTAacaatcataccaaacataatattattttatcattatctacttcaatcattttttttatcatttctcTCTTAATCGTTACATTATTTTATcttccaaccaaacgtagcctaagagtattactttgtattgtgaatatgggtagggttgacccgtctcacatattaggacctgtgagacagtctcacgtgAGACACACCCATGTGTTTCTAAGCTACATCTTCTATATCTAAACTAGCTCATCGACAACACAAAAAAACTCGAATCATTCATTGGCTCAAATAGATAAATAGATTTTTTGATATGTGAGTTTTAAACTAAAAACCATAGAATAAAACCCATCAACTTCAAACTTAGCATTTTACATCCTTAATTTTATAAGTTATTTAAATCCAATCTTCAAAATTCATTCCTTCAACTAAAAAAATTGCTCCAATCATGGTTGGTGGAAAAAAGAAATCGAAAGATAGGAATGTAATTAGAGAAGGCATGATGCAACCAGGTGCTTTGTGACAAAATACAACTTGTTTTTAGGGGAAGTTTCTTCCACTTTGGCTTGCTTTCATGATCTGCTTCTGCTTTCCGATTCTTTATCGTCTAATAATACTTGGGAAAGATAGCGATGTAATTAGAGAAGGCCTGATGCAACCAGGTACTTAGTGACAAAATACAAGTTGTTTTTACGGGTTTTCTTCCACTTCGGCTTGCTTTCATAATCTGCTTCTGCTTTCCGATGCTTTATCGTCTAATGATGCATGCTTCGTGCAAGTGCCATTACAGTGTGTAGCTTTTCAGTTTAGTGCGTCTCTTTTGTACACTCCAACCCACACGTAACTCCCTCCTCATTTGGGGCCAAACAAAATTATCATTCACGTGACGCCAACACTTGGAATTAACCAAAATTGACTTGATGTGTTGCTATTTTACTGATATAAATACCGTCCCGATTTTAGGCTAGTCGAAACTTCTAGGCGCCACCATATTAATCGATCGCTTGGCGCAAAAGCCGCCTAGACgattttacaattaaaaatccgCCTAGGCGATTTAcacttaaaaaaaacaaattatgaTATTCCTAATTATAGCATATGTGCATATCACCGTCTAACCGGATTTATACTTTTCAAAAAACcaaaataataacattattaaataataattatacttTAAAGAATAATGTTGGATGattcatatataaaaatttattaatatatatttattattacaattttaaattttataataatatatattttatatacaaACATAATCTTCATGAACCACTTGataaatttaaactttaaaaaaaaaccgtCTAGACCCGCCTAGTCGCCTAGATGCTAGGCAGTAAGTAACCATCCGCCTACCGCCTAGTGGATATAATACAACTCAAGTTCTGAATTTAAAAGCAActccatttaaaaaaaaaaaaaattgatcttTTACATGCACCAATGACAATTCATTATTGTTCTTTCATGGAGGCCTATAATGGCCCAGTCCCAGGTCTTGAGCAAGCCCATAGCCGACTAAATGCAGCTCAATCTGAAGTGTAACCTCCCATTTCGAGCTTAAACTAGAAGTTCGTATTACAACAGAACAAATTAGTCACTCGCATACTAAAAATCTCCCTCTTCCTATATAATTATATAAGGAATTTAACTTCATCAAGTATTATCCCCATTCTTTACAGTATATTTCTGCAGCAGTTATCCTATGAAGGTCTTCTCAAATGAAGTGACGACCCCTGCCTGGTTTCTCCTTCATGTAAATAACCCAATACCAATATAATGGACGAGGGGAATCAAACCGATGGATCGAGGCTACAAAAACACCGCCACCCAGATATATCAAGACTGGAATATAAATCTTCATCACAAACAATACATCGAAGTAGCAGTAATCAGAGGCAGACCGAAGATTCATGTTGTCGAAGGTGAGGCAGGACGAAGGTCGACACAATTGATTTCAAGGGGGCAAACTACCAATTTAAACAACTAAAAACGAAATATAATTTTGGCAAAGGGGCGATTACCCAACTTGGTCCCGCCTCCAGTAGTGATGTGCGAATACGAGAATCTAAATATTTAGTTCCTTAGAGATAGGATAGACACTCACTCTTAATCCATAGAGAAGCTCAGTTCTTGATGGATTGATTTTCAGACATCGATCTTCCCCAGGAAAAAACCTTTTTTCGagtagattgattttcagaCATGAATCGAGGGATCTTGAAGTTGAATGAGAAAGGTCGCCTCAGAAAAGGCTTTCCTTGTGAGCTCTTCATGCTCGAACTTGAGCTCATCTTGGGACTCCTTCCTTCAACTTCACTATTTCTATGCCGATCAAATATAAAATTACGGTTGAGATCACTGTCGACAACAAGTTTTTTCAAACGCTTTCTAGCCTTTGAACCTAGTTCAGCTTTCAATGCCTTTTCAGACATCTTCATGACACGTTTCTCCCCGAAAATACACACTGGGCAATCTGGGTCATATTTGTTGATTTCAGGAGTCATATTTTCCAGGCATTCAGAGTGGTACACATGTCCACAAGTTAATACAGAAACAACAGCTAGTTCGTTGGAGGATATATGGCTGCTCCACCGAAATGAAGATCTCTCGGTTAAAAGTTTTGAACAAACACCACAAGTTTGGAGATCCAAAGAAGGAGATCCCGAATGCCCAACAGAACGGGTATTTTTGTCTCGACTGAATCCTGAGGTTTCACTATCAAAAGACAACCTTTCTTTCCGATTAGTCATGAGCTCAGAGAAGCCAGGGATCGACCAACTGTCAGATGACCCACCATTAGAGCCCCGGTTCGAATCATTACCCCAAGCAGGGGGGATAAAAGAAGATGCCTCTTCTGAAATTGAGAATGTTGGTGATTTGTATTCTGGAATTCGGCTATCAGATACTTGGCGTAATAGCAGACGTCCAGGAGAACGGTTATGCCATCTGGAAGGAGTTGAGTTCGGAGGAACAACGTGACTTTGCGAAGACAAAGGAGATGTTGAAAGAGATGAGACGGAAGGTGCCGCAGGAGAGAACTTAATAGGTGATGTACATGAAATAGATGGGGATTCTGTTGGCTCCTTCACCTGAATAGTGAACAAGCGGAACAACGGAAACAAAGTCAAGCTTTAAAAAAGTACGTGGATtgccttaaaaaaaaaaactaacttCATCAATACTCCACACTTACCTCCACCAGACCACGTGAGATAGCTTGATCTACAAAAAGAATCGAAATACAGAATGAAAGTAAATGCCAATCTCATCTTAGCAAAAATGATGAATTGGAAAAGAGCAACATGAAACTGAACACCCTCTATTTTTCTACTCAAATAAAATGAGAGCTAATATTTAATAGAAAAGGCAGATAACACTTGAACTAAAATTTACTGCATAATCATCAAAACCCACAAAATTTAAGAGAAACAGAAAGCACTGATGGCAGATTTTTAACTAAAGCGAGTTAAATAAAACACTCTAAAGCCAAATATCTTCATCATGGGGTTGTGTTTCTCAAAAAGAGAGGGATCTAAGAGATTTATATTCCTTGATCAATAAAATAACTGTGCATAAAGATGTTGTCAACCGAACAATACGCATCAAGTGAGGATAAAGCACACTAATCTCAAATTCTATGCAAATTGGTCTCCTCTTAAACAAATATGTCATCCTAAATAATTTAACTTCAAGTTCTACACAGGCATATCAAACTTTTCAAGCCTCCAGCATCCCTCCATGtctctctctctcacacacaaacacacactcTCCTCTACATCCTAATATGCTGCGTGACAACTTCTCCGACTTTTCGATATGTGCATGTGTACTTTGAGCCATCAGAAGCATAGGAAATACAATCGATCACATTATGATCGACAATCGACATGAGTGAGGTCCACCATGAATTTAAATTACAGGCCCGTTAATGATAAGCGCCCTCATGTCAGATAGTAGAAAATTCCCTTCCCAGGCTGATTTTAGAAAATTCCCAAACAAATCCAACACGAACAAAATCAGGAAACTTTACTGTCCATTCCTAAATTGTTACTATTTGCACACCTAAGTACTCTTGAGAAACAAGTACTTTCATATTGCAGCATGAGGTAGTTTACAAACAACTAAACcgctgaaaagaatgaagaaaatTGAAACATAAGAAATCCATAGAGTTACTTACCAGAAGATGGAAACCTTAAAACCACTGTATTTCCTCCAGTAACTGCGGGGTGGTTTTGCCAAGCAGGTGATCGAAAACTATCCAACGGACTGCCCTCATCAGAAGCTAATGCAGTTTCGACAGGTGTACCAGATTTGACATCCACTCGACtgtttccaccacctccaccatgTAACCAATTTGCAGGTATCTCTTCCCCAGCCACCCGTCCACGATTATCACGTCGGAAACTCCAGGATGGTGAATAGCGAGCATGCCTCTGCACAGTTTCACCAGAAGGTCCATTCGTTATAGTTCTACTCTTAGCTGCAACACAACAAACTGCCCCCATTCTTCCTCAGTCACACGCCAAGGACTCGATAACTTATGGTTAACGGACCCCTTTCACATCAATCATCTCACAAAAAAGAACACACCGGTACATAAACACAACTTAAGTTACCTGCAATTGTAAAGTTATGGTAAACCATCATCCATGCAGTGATACAATCAGAACCCCTCACTTCATATATGTTAacaacaaaatttaaaatttaaaaatctgtCTGATTTCTAAATCATTGAACAGCGATTATCACTCCACAAGTCTACAATTTCAAAGGTTTCAACTCATCAATTAAATAGACAATGAATAATTGAATGATATCGAAAATCACCTTCACCATCTTACTACTACACTGCAAGTAAATTAGTTTATAATTATCTTTAAATAATCCAAACAGAAATAAATTCTTAGCACAAGAATGTAAGTACCCACAAACAGGATTTGACATAATCTAAATCAAGAATAATCGCACTATTAACTTTGCAAACTGCCCACACCAACTCGGAGTAAGGAATTTCCCGAGTTCCAGATCTCCTATCAATACGAATCTATGCAAAATCTCttgaaaatcatataaaacagcTGGCTCAACTCTTTTGCAGCTAAAATTCTTCATAACATTCACATAAAGTAACAAGAATATTCACCGTTAAATGAATACCTTAGCCAATAAACTTTACAAAGTCATGACAAACAAAATTGAACACTCGATTCAAAGTGACTCTATATTTGGAGGAGAATACAGgtaaaaaaactaaaaacacGAAGGTTCTGACAACACAGAGGTCAACATAGATCCGAAATTCGGGCCTGAACAGCTGAAAGTCACAGTCCAAACATTTGGAATCAGCCTAAACATCTCTGATCCAAAAAAAATGCACTATCATCTGACAATCATATTTTCACGAAATAAAACACGATGCAATCCATCTAATCGCAAAAATAGCAATTATACATCGAAAAtccaaataaaaaacaaaagcaACTTACCGAAGATCGGTCAAAATTGTCTCACCGCTTCCAAACCCTAGAAAAATAGCAGAGAGAGTATACGTGTTAAGACTTTAGAGTGCGTGAACGCTTGTTTAATTTATGGAGTCTATGTATAAATATTTGTATGTAATGgaaatatatacatacaatGTGTACGTATAGAGTGAAAAGGGGCCTGTTTCTTTCAACTGCAGTCATAGTTTTCCATAAAGAGGGAGATGACGGTTTATTTGACGACGTTGGTTGTTTGATCCATCACCGTCTAAATTTTCAAACGGTGGTGGCCTCAAATTCTAACGGCGTAAATAAGAAACGTTTGGTTAAAttaaactaaattaattattaattatttttaaaaattaaaaaagtgtttccattgatttaattattttccttttcattttatatttattaaatttcgaacgattattttttgtaaaaaaaattgtaaagtatttgattaaattattaataactggatttcttttatttttaagattCTTTATAAGTTCGCACGTTTTAACATTATAAAGTGATAGAgattatttcaattatttattaattaatttattttatttcgatTGTTATTAAACTGGGATGctttcattatttatttaaaatcggTTCTGATCCATATATCTTTCTCTAATGAAAAAAGTTATGCACTATACCATACCATTAACACAAACAGTAGTATATGATACGATCTCACAAGTCAATTCTGTGATACATATATTCCATTTGATCACAcatgaaataatattatttttttttactgtaAATAAGATAATCTCACAGAAGACATACTACATCATTAATAAGATGGTCGAGGAAAATATGTTATGAAATTTTTGATTGCAATGGTTGGTTTGTTGCGCATTCAAATTTGGAAATGAAATAAGCCCACAAAGTAAAACCTTTTTCCTCTATCGATATGTATTATGTAAACCTCCGAACTAAAATAATATTCATGAtgtttgatatcttttgaatGAGTTCATCAAGATCAAGCTCAAACTAAACCTTGGAACCTCAGTCCTTTCCTATCCAAGGTAGGTAGTCCATGACAAGCCaagtattctcctataaatatcaagTTTAAGTGTTTATTTCAGACATTTACTATATTAGCTTTCAGCAGCACCTTTAGCTGCTCTCaaattatattcccagtatttGACATGAGCGTAGGAGAGGCTACACCGAGACACCATTCAACCTCCTTCTAACGGTCTCTTTCGTGATTTCAGGATTCGAGTGAATTCGAAGTCTGCATTCTAATTAGCATCACCTATTGGAAACGAATTACACACGACGTCAAATTTTGATGCCACGCGTTATGCACATAATGTCTAAAATTAGCATATCGAGTGACCTGTTGGAACCGTATATAGTGGACTTACCCACCATTGCTCCAAATATGTTCATATGTGCAAGCAGTGGAATTCGTACGGGGTAAGCGGTGTGGCTCCCTCAATTCACATCGCggagaaaaatttaatttaacgtTTTTTTTACGATATAGTTTACTCTAAAAATTTACGGGatgaaatatttaatatttatatagatatatagcTACTGATcggatttataatttgatcatgatttttctaaaattttattatagTGATACTATATGCtttattttcctttattttttttagttttatatATGAAACCGAGTTTAGAGTAATTTATTTATGCGTATAaactaaagaaaatattgaaatattaAGAATAAAAGTCGTAGTCCAAGTATTGGAAGTCCACGGTTTGTTGGAAAGCTATCAGCGTCACTCTTCCTACTCCACACATTCCAtttttagggttagggttttatTAGGCCAGATTTGACCTATACATAATCGAAAATTGAGCCCAATTTATGagacaaatataaaatattatttatgtaATCAACAACAGAAGAGCTTGTGAATTTTCCACTAAAAAAGGTCAGTGACGATCAAATCCGTTGCTAAAACGGTCATCGTTAAAATCATCGTTATTTTCGATCATCGTTGACCATTAatgacggtttttgaaaaatcttctctAATTATGTTACGGTTTTTCAAGAATCGTCGccataatatgatttttaaacacCGTTGttactttaattatttttaaaataatatttttgaaattaatatttaaattttaaatgatgaataattttttttttatatttataattttatgtaTCAATATGTTTGTTTTCctgaaattttttaataatggtTTTGAATATTTATCGAacgtaataaattaaattaaaattgttcTAAAAAAACATTAAACTCAGCATATTGAACTAATATATATCCGTGTTGGCTAGTAGTTTTGTATAATTTATCATGAATAAAGGTTACAAGTTttaatggtaaaaaaaaaa
This region of Primulina eburnea isolate SZY01 chromosome 14, ASM2296580v1, whole genome shotgun sequence genomic DNA includes:
- the LOC140811694 gene encoding uncharacterized protein translates to MGAVCCVAAKSRTITNGPSGETVQRHARYSPSWSFRRDNRGRVAGEEIPANWLHGGGGGNSRVDVKSGTPVETALASDEGSPLDSFRSPAWQNHPAVTGGNTVVLRFPSSDQAISRGLVEVKEPTESPSISCTSPIKFSPAAPSVSSLSTSPLSSQSHVVPPNSTPSRWHNRSPGRLLLRQVSDSRIPEYKSPTFSISEEASSFIPPAWGNDSNRGSNGGSSDSWSIPGFSELMTNRKERLSFDSETSGFSRDKNTRSVGHSGSPSLDLQTCGVCSKLLTERSSFRWSSHISSNELAVVSVLTCGHVYHSECLENMTPEINKYDPDCPVCIFGEKRVMKMSEKALKAELGSKARKRLKKLVVDSDLNRNFIFDRHRNSEVEGRSPKMSSSSSMKSSQGKPFLRRPFSFNFKIPRFMSENQSTRKKVFSWGRSMSENQSIKN